A single region of the bacterium genome encodes:
- a CDS encoding polyprenol monophosphomannose synthase, whose protein sequence is MKTMIMVPTYNEAQNLERLTSQIFSFSPGVDILVVDDNSPDGTGRIADELAARNPRVHVLHRTKIRGRGLAGIAGLRYALNWGAEAVVEMDADFSHDPKYLPALLDGLNQADVVLGSRFVPGGADVGRGWMRHAITVFANWYIRMVLKINIRDCTSGYRAFRRAVLETVDVDTLISRGPAIVQELLYSSLLSGFRVKEIPIVFIDRQRGTSTFNFKIMYEGFVMIPVLRYLARTEKWGGPK, encoded by the coding sequence ATGAAGACCATGATCATGGTCCCGACCTACAACGAGGCCCAGAACCTGGAGCGGCTGACCAGCCAGATATTCAGCTTTTCTCCCGGGGTGGACATCCTGGTGGTGGACGACAATTCCCCCGACGGCACCGGGAGGATCGCCGATGAACTGGCGGCCCGGAACCCCAGGGTCCACGTGCTGCACCGCACCAAGATCAGGGGACGGGGGCTGGCGGGCATCGCCGGCCTGCGTTATGCCCTGAACTGGGGGGCCGAGGCGGTGGTGGAGATGGACGCCGATTTTTCGCATGATCCCAAATACCTTCCGGCCCTGCTGGACGGCCTGAACCAGGCCGACGTGGTGCTGGGCTCCCGCTTTGTGCCGGGCGGGGCCGATGTGGGACGGGGCTGGATGCGCCATGCCATCACGGTCTTCGCCAACTGGTACATCAGGATGGTTTTGAAGATAAATATCCGCGACTGCACTTCCGGTTACCGGGCCTTCCGGCGGGCGGTGCTGGAAACCGTGGACGTGGACACCCTGATCTCCCGGGGGCCGGCCATCGTGCAGGAGCTTTTATACAGCAGCCTGCTTTCCGGCTTCAGGGTCAAGGAGATCCCCATTGTGTTCATAGACCGGCAGCGGGGAACATCCACCTTCAATTTCAAGATAATGTACGAGGGCTTTGTGATGATCCCGGTGCTGAGATACCTGGCCCGGACCGAAAAATGGGGCGGCCCCAAATGA
- a CDS encoding AbrB/MazE/SpoVT family DNA-binding domain-containing protein: MEVTISSKYQVVIPLQVRKLLNIKPGEKAEMMAYGQRIELVPVRPLKQMRGFLKGLSSAIDREGDRV; encoded by the coding sequence ATGGAAGTTACCATTTCCTCAAAATACCAGGTGGTGATCCCCCTTCAGGTGCGCAAACTGCTGAACATCAAGCCGGGTGAAAAGGCCGAGATGATGGCCTACGGCCAAAGGATCGAGCTGGTGCCGGTAAGGCCGCTCAAGCAGATGAGAGGTTTCTTAAAGGGATTGTCCTCAGCTATCGACCGGGAAGGCGACCGGGTATGA
- a CDS encoding DUF362 domain-containing protein, with protein MTEIYLKKISNISHFSGWLNELPFNIPPGKPVVLKPNLVFPAPGTSGVVSDARQAGMLIVHLKALGVKDITIAEGPGLGVDPLEAFERTGFGELSRKHNVPLVDLNQAPRHPVKWYDGELQLPLIFKDAYYINLPKLKTHINTLVTLGLKNQKGLLSYADKKRFHKSGLHRPVAELYKLIRPDFTILDGFTAIEGDGPLFAGKKVDLKVIVAGADPLAVDAAGCRLMGIDPLEAEHLKLASQMGLGGMESKIIGDRLEDCARSFKRPEMEMLKMLGLHNQRTPLACSLCGGAAREGLVSSAKDPRKWAASLMPVLRQMVFGRVDFVYGHQASIPKNSQRVIAVGECTRHLQGRPGVVWVEGCPPSPEMLVEAFAKL; from the coding sequence ATGACTGAGATCTATTTAAAAAAAATATCCAACATCTCCCATTTCTCCGGCTGGCTGAACGAATTGCCGTTCAACATACCGCCCGGGAAACCGGTGGTGCTAAAACCCAATCTGGTCTTTCCCGCTCCGGGAACCAGCGGGGTGGTTAGCGATGCCCGCCAGGCCGGGATGCTGATAGTTCACCTGAAAGCGCTGGGGGTGAAGGATATCACCATTGCCGAAGGGCCGGGGCTGGGGGTAGATCCTTTGGAGGCCTTTGAAAGGACAGGTTTTGGCGAACTGTCCCGGAAACACAATGTTCCTCTGGTAGACCTGAACCAGGCACCGCGCCATCCGGTGAAATGGTACGACGGCGAACTGCAGCTTCCCCTGATCTTCAAAGACGCTTACTACATCAACCTGCCCAAGCTTAAGACCCACATCAACACCCTGGTCACCCTGGGACTGAAGAACCAGAAGGGACTGCTTTCCTACGCCGACAAGAAGCGTTTCCACAAGAGCGGCCTGCACCGGCCGGTGGCCGAGCTTTATAAGCTGATCCGCCCCGACTTCACCATCCTGGACGGATTCACCGCCATCGAGGGCGACGGGCCGCTGTTCGCCGGAAAGAAAGTTGATCTAAAAGTTATTGTGGCTGGCGCCGATCCCCTGGCGGTGGATGCCGCCGGCTGCCGGCTGATGGGAATAGACCCGCTGGAGGCGGAGCACCTTAAACTGGCGAGCCAGATGGGGCTGGGCGGTATGGAATCAAAGATCATCGGAGACCGGCTGGAGGACTGCGCCCGCAGCTTCAAGCGGCCCGAGATGGAGATGCTGAAAATGCTGGGCCTGCACAACCAGCGCACACCGCTAGCCTGCAGCCTGTGCGGGGGGGCGGCCCGGGAGGGCCTGGTCTCCTCGGCCAAAGATCCCCGGAAGTGGGCCGCCAGCCTGATGCCGGTGCTGCGACAGATGGTCTTCGGCCGGGTGGACTTCGTTTACGGCCACCAGGCTTCCATCCCCAAGAACAGCCAAAGGGTGATCGCTGTGGGCGAATGCACCAGGCATTTGCAGGGCCGGCCCGGAGTGGTCTGGGTGGAGGGCTGCCCGCCTTCGCCGGAGATGCTGGTGGAGGCCTTTGCCAAGCTGTAA
- a CDS encoding type II toxin-antitoxin system VapC family toxin: MNLVDSCGWLEYLAGGKNAEYYASALENESQLVVPVICIYEVFKKVLKERGEDQALQAAALMHRGLVAELDAGLALEAARLGHLHKLPLADSLVLATAQKYKAILWTQDAHFKGLDGVRFAGKIKV, encoded by the coding sequence ATGAACCTGGTTGATTCCTGCGGCTGGCTGGAATATCTGGCCGGCGGCAAAAATGCAGAATATTATGCTTCGGCGCTGGAGAATGAAAGCCAATTGGTGGTGCCGGTCATCTGCATTTACGAAGTGTTTAAAAAAGTGCTGAAAGAAAGGGGCGAGGATCAGGCCCTGCAGGCGGCGGCCCTGATGCACCGGGGTTTGGTGGCCGAGCTGGATGCCGGACTGGCGCTGGAGGCGGCCCGGCTGGGGCACCTCCATAAATTGCCTTTAGCCGACAGCCTGGTTTTGGCCACCGCCCAAAAATATAAGGCCATACTGTGGACCCAGGATGCTCATTTTAAGGGGCTTGACGGGGTAAGATTTGCGGGTAAGATAAAGGTATAA
- a CDS encoding radical SAM protein — MAKILLLNPPGDKTYLRDSYCSKVSKAAYLTPPIDLLVISGYLHPKHKITVLDAMAQRLSTGQALDKIREISPEYIISLFGQASLKNDLNFFSRLKKELSGAKLLVTGDAGFDDTGKLLENNPCLDAVLLDYSSPGWLGYLDGQRAGITDIAYIQSGIYSARRSGPSKDYSICVPRHELFPYKKYRMPFARKLPYAGVVTDFGCPFKCDFCLIGQMPYKLRPVPEVIEELLYLKQLGIKYFSFGDQTFGADRERTERLLSEMISKQVNLPWGCFARADLLTEEILLSMKRAGCELLMMGVESGDQGLLDRYHKNTTIEIIRRAFALCKKHRIRTVATFILGLPGETETTFQKTMDLALELDPDFASFNVPVAKPLTPLTAEARSRGWIQNGEQDQTSSSNILEGETAGARIGEWRRRAMRKFYLRPGYIFKRLKGISNLTELKVNLAEAMALLKGQS, encoded by the coding sequence ATGGCAAAAATCCTATTGCTCAATCCTCCCGGCGATAAAACATACCTGCGGGACAGTTACTGCAGCAAGGTCTCCAAGGCGGCCTACCTGACGCCGCCCATTGACCTGCTGGTGATCAGCGGCTATCTGCATCCTAAGCATAAGATCACAGTCCTGGATGCCATGGCCCAAAGACTTTCGACCGGGCAGGCCCTGGACAAGATACGGGAGATCAGCCCGGAATACATCATTTCCCTTTTCGGCCAAGCCTCTTTAAAGAATGACCTGAATTTCTTCAGCCGCTTAAAGAAAGAACTATCCGGGGCCAAACTGCTGGTCACCGGCGATGCCGGGTTCGATGACACCGGGAAACTGCTGGAGAACAATCCCTGTCTCGATGCAGTGCTGTTGGATTACTCCTCACCCGGTTGGCTGGGATATTTGGACGGGCAGAGGGCCGGGATCACCGATATCGCATATATTCAGAGCGGCATCTACAGCGCCCGGCGGAGCGGGCCGTCCAAGGATTACTCCATCTGCGTTCCCCGGCACGAGCTTTTTCCCTACAAAAAATACCGGATGCCCTTTGCCCGGAAACTTCCCTATGCCGGTGTGGTCACCGATTTCGGCTGTCCCTTCAAGTGCGATTTCTGCCTGATCGGCCAGATGCCTTATAAACTACGCCCGGTGCCCGAGGTCATAGAGGAGCTGCTTTATCTCAAGCAGCTGGGAATAAAATATTTCTCCTTTGGTGACCAGACCTTCGGGGCGGACAGGGAACGGACGGAGAGGCTTTTATCGGAGATGATCTCCAAGCAGGTCAACCTGCCCTGGGGCTGCTTTGCCCGGGCCGATCTTTTGACCGAAGAGATCCTGCTGTCGATGAAACGGGCGGGATGCGAATTGCTGATGATGGGGGTGGAATCCGGCGACCAGGGGCTGCTGGACCGGTATCATAAGAACACAACCATTGAAATCATCCGCCGGGCCTTTGCCTTGTGCAAGAAGCACCGGATCAGGACCGTGGCCACGTTCATCCTAGGGCTGCCGGGGGAGACCGAAACAACCTTCCAAAAGACCATGGACCTTGCGCTGGAGCTGGATCCCGACTTTGCCTCCTTCAACGTTCCGGTGGCCAAGCCGCTGACCCCGCTGACGGCTGAAGCCAGATCCCGGGGCTGGATCCAGAACGGGGAACAGGACCAGACATCCTCATCCAATATTCTGGAAGGCGAAACCGCCGGGGCCAGGATAGGGGAGTGGCGCCGCAGAGCGATGCGTAAATTCTATTTAAGGCCGGGATATATTTTCAAAAGACTTAAAGGCATCTCCAACCTCACCGAGCTGAAAGTAAACCTGGCCGAAGCCATGGCCCTGCTGAAAGGACAGTCTTAG
- the thpR gene encoding RNA 2',3'-cyclic phosphodiesterase: MNLIRCFIALELPSPVQKHLAQVITRLKEAKADIKWVEPENTHLTLKFLGGIFPEQVQSSRKVLLDQNGKHPPIHCRTGQIGIFPGWNRPQVIWLGLIDGVQRISDLQLLTENGLADCGFARDPKKFKPHLTLGRVRSPNNMDKLAERIRTLPLEEIEFSFEELALIKSTLTQSGPVYQTLETIKLS; encoded by the coding sequence ATGAATCTCATCCGATGTTTCATAGCGCTGGAACTGCCATCGCCGGTTCAAAAACATCTGGCCCAGGTCATCACCCGGCTCAAGGAGGCTAAGGCCGATATTAAGTGGGTTGAACCTGAGAACACACATCTGACGCTGAAGTTTCTGGGGGGAATATTCCCGGAGCAGGTCCAAAGCTCCAGGAAAGTTCTTCTTGACCAGAACGGAAAACACCCACCAATCCACTGCCGCACCGGGCAGATAGGAATTTTCCCGGGCTGGAACCGGCCCCAGGTGATATGGTTGGGTCTGATTGACGGGGTGCAAAGGATATCAGACCTGCAACTTCTGACGGAGAACGGCCTGGCTGATTGCGGTTTTGCCAGGGATCCCAAAAAGTTCAAGCCCCATCTTACTTTGGGAAGGGTGCGTTCCCCAAACAATATGGACAAACTGGCAGAAAGAATAAGGACCTTGCCCTTGGAGGAAATTGAGTTCAGTTTCGAGGAATTGGCTTTGATCAAAAGCACGCTTACTCAAAGCGGGCCGGTTTATCAGACTTTGGAAACCATCAAATTGTCCTGA